The Vicia villosa cultivar HV-30 ecotype Madison, WI linkage group LG1, Vvil1.0, whole genome shotgun sequence genome includes a region encoding these proteins:
- the LOC131631190 gene encoding pumilio homolog 24, translating into MAAKNDKVADAKKRKRTNTEPHKSPSKPKVTKFVPSKKLKPHSDDKEKKTIPLTGRERRINAKELADSRKKKRRRHFTLEQDLARLWEKMRRHEIAKADRSKLVTEALTKMKGKIHEIAGSHITSRVLQTCVKHCSQAERDEVFEELRPHFLTLAYNAYAVHLVKKMLDNASKKQLAGFISTLRGHVAPLLRHMVGSVVVEHAYELASTAQKQELVLELYSTELQLFKDLVTAKETRLLDVMSKLGLQKGAVSRHMSSVIQPILEKGIVDHSILHRVLLEYFTIADKSSVTDIIQQLSSPLLVRMIGTKDGAKIGVLCLKYGSAKERKKIIKGLKGHVGKTAFHQYGCMVLVSIFSVVDDTKLITKVIIRELQSVLKELVLDKNGRRPLLQLLHPNCSRYFSPDELTSMNSSIPSLSLKDQSEPSSQTETSKVSIDDNDSKEDIEVKVPEVNEDKTSEDDTDLAESGKKDPFVRRQELLINSGLGESLLDVCIENVGELIQSNFGKEVIYEVATGGFGGILHPTLDDKINSLHKAITSLAAVPKSEDSQEEHVFENFFSSRTIRKLILDCPEFASVLWEEALKGKTELWAHGHSCKIISAYLESSDSKVQKLAKKELQPLIDNGILKNPKSKEQATQ; encoded by the exons ATGGCGGCGAAGAATGACAAAGTTGCAGACGCCAAAAAGAGAAAGCGAACCAACACTGAACCTCACAAATCCCCTTCCAAACCAAAGGTCACCAAGTTCGTTCCCTCAAAAAAGCTCAAACCACACTCCGATGATAAAGAGAAGAAGACAATCCCCCTTACCGGCCGAGAACGTCGAATCAATGCTAAG GAACTTGCGGATTctagaaagaagaagagaagacgCCATTTTACTCTTGAACAA GATCTTGCTCGTCTATGGGAAAAGATGAGGCGTCACGAGATTGCGAAAGCAGATAGATCTAA GTTGGTGACAGAAGCTTTAACGAAAATGAAGGGGAAGATTCATGAGATTGCAGGGTCTCATATTACTTCTCGTGTTCTTCAG ACTTGTGTCAAACATTGTTCACAAGCTGAAAGAGATGAAGTATTTGAAGAGCTACGTCCTCATTTTCTAACTCTAGCATACAATGCATATGCAGTTCACTTAGTAAAGAAGATGCTTGACAATG CCTCAAAGAAACAGCTGGCAGGCTTTATCTCTACACTTCGTGGTCATGTTGCTCCTCTTCTTCGCCACATGGTTGGATCAGTTG TTGTTGAGCATGCATATGAATTAGCAAGTACTGCACAAAAGCAAGAGCTGGTTTTGGAATTATATTCCACAGAGCTTCAGTTGTTTAAGGACTTAGTCACGGCGAAGGAGACCAG ATTACTAGATGTAATGTCCAAGTTGGGTCTACAAAAAGGCGCAGTTTCACGTCATATGTCTTCAGTGATTCAGCCAATTTTAGAGAAAGGGATAGTTGACCACTCTATCTTACACAGAGTCTTGCTGGAATACTTTACCATCGCTGATAAG TCCTCTGTCACAGATATAATCCAACAGTTGTCAAGTCCACTCCTTGTCCGAATGATTGGTACCAAGGATGGAGCCAAAATTGGAGTACTTTGTCTGAAATATGGGAGTGCCAAG gaaagaaagaagatcatcaaaggatTGAAAGGGCATGTTGGAAAAACTGCCTTTCATCAATATGGGTGTATG GTACTGGTTTCCATCTTTTCAGTTGTTGACGACACAAAACTGATAACAAAG GTTATCATTCGCGAGCTTCAATCAGTTCTGAAGGAGCTTGTTTTGGATAAG AATGGAAGACGTCCTTTACTCCAACTACTGCATCCCAATTGTTCACGCTATTTCAGTCCTGATGAACTCACTTCTATGAATTCATCTATACCTTCTCTGTCTCTCAAG GATCAGTCAGAACCAAGCTCTCAGACAgaaacttccaaggtttcaattGATGACAATGATTCCAAGGAAGACATAGAAGTGAAAGTGCCCGAAGTTAATGAAGATAAAACTTCTGAGGATGATACCGACCTCGCTGAGAGTGGAAAGAAAGATCCATTTGTCAGAAGGCAAGAGCTATTGATCAACAGTGGACTTGGAGAG AGTCTTCTTGATGTCTGCATTGAGAATGTAGGAGAACTGATACAGTCAAATTTTGGCAAAGAGGTCATATACGAG GTTGCAACAGGGGGTTTTGGAGGCATACTGCATCCAACTTTGGATGATAAGATTAATTCTCTCCACAAAGCAATAACATCTCTTGCAGCAGTGCCTAAGTCAGAAGATTCACAAGAGGAGCATGTCTTTGAAAATTTCTTTTCAAGTAGGACCATCAGAAAACTAATTTTGGATTGCCCTGAATTTGCTTCCGTCTTATGGGAGGAAGCCTTAAAAGGGAAGACTGAGTTATGGGCCCATGGTCACAG CTGTAAGATTATCTCTGCATATTTGGAATCATCAGACTCAAAGGTACAGAAGCTTGCAAAAAAAGAGTTGCAGCCTTTGATTGATAATGGAATTCTCAAGAACCCAAAGTCTAAAGAACAGGCAACCCAATAA
- the LOC131631199 gene encoding uncharacterized protein LOC131631199 isoform X1: MGQESDSKARLVLDICSISTRSATCVHTILSNPTKTTFIDWYCILGVEENAGVNVIRKRYRKLALQLHPDKNKHPKAEIAFKLVSEANACLTNAAKREAFDFARYKHFCVECNRIPYTTDNVSGNFGDSGFKAWNIFTGSRSLKFWRNIKDIRERFKEEADVIENCLRVNSMSRTESPLYNPDSYLDRSKSQARHRFEKETPIFNPSDYPYQDYPHRRGHANKNSSTFWYLQTNSMLHNEKRGPQLSSPVFEVKSRSMFTNQFAFVPSRY; this comes from the exons ATGGGACAAGAATCAGATTCCAAAGCCAGGTTGGTGTTAGATATTTGTTCCATTTCCACACGTTCTGCAACATGTGTTCATACCATTCTTTCTAACCCAACCAAAACAACTTTCATTGACTGGTATTGCATTCTTGGA GTGGAAGAAAATGCAGGGGTGAATGTCATTCGCAAGAGATACCGTAAACTCG CTTTGCAGCTTCACCCAGATAAGAACAAACATCCAAAAGCTGAAATTGCCTTCAAGCTTGTTTCTGAGGCAAATGCGTGTCTAACTAATGCAGCAAAGAGAGAAGCTTTTGATTTTGCAAGGTACAAGCATTTCTGTGTTGAATGCAATAGAATTCCATATACAACAGACAATGTTTCTGGCAATTTCGGAGATTCGGGGTTCAAGGCATGGAATATTTTCACAGGGTCAAGATCTTTAAAATTTTGGAGAAACATTAAGGATATTAGAGAGAGATTTAAGGAGGAGGCTGATGTGATTGAGAATTGTTTGAGAGTAAATTCAATGTCAAGGACAGAATCTCCACTCTACAATCCAGATAGTTATCTAGATAGAAGCAAGTCACAGGCACGGCATAGATTTGAGAAAGAAACCCCTATTTTTAATCCTTCAGATTACCCTTACCAAGATTATCCTCATAGGAGAGGCCATGCTAACAAGAATTCTTCCACATTTTGGTATTTGCAGACAAATAGTATGCTGCACAATGAAAAGAGAGGACCGCAGCTTAGCTCGCCTGTTTTTGAGGTCAAAAGTAGGAGTATGTTTACAAATCAATTTGCTTTTGTACCATCAAGATATTag